A stretch of the Halomonas sp. BDJS001 genome encodes the following:
- a CDS encoding 2-hydroxyacid dehydrogenase: MTGTLVFYSEFDDFDQWKRLLLSEIPTLDIQQASAVTAPEKVRYALVWKPPEHFFQRWPNLELVINLGAGVDALVGRCDLSNIPVTRLSDPNMARMMAGYVLFAVLRYARDIPFFEQMQKQARWQYRHPRAAEEIRVGIMGLGELGGTTAQEVARQGFSVVGWSRTAKQIDGVECHHGMASLNEFLSRSDILVIMLPSTPETRGLLNDQRLAALPHVANLINVSRGDIVDEPALIASLSSGQIGGATLDVFAQEPLPESHPLWSMENVLITPHLASVALPGSAAKQIAANIQRVNDKQPPLHCVDLNRGY; this comes from the coding sequence ATGACGGGCACACTTGTTTTCTATAGTGAATTTGACGACTTTGATCAGTGGAAGCGACTACTACTAAGTGAAATTCCCACTCTCGATATACAGCAAGCCAGTGCAGTGACTGCACCTGAGAAGGTTCGCTATGCCCTGGTTTGGAAACCACCCGAACACTTTTTCCAGCGCTGGCCAAATCTTGAGCTCGTGATCAACCTGGGTGCTGGCGTCGATGCGCTTGTTGGTAGGTGCGACCTATCAAACATACCGGTCACTCGCCTCTCGGATCCCAACATGGCGCGGATGATGGCGGGCTATGTCCTGTTTGCTGTACTGCGTTATGCCCGCGATATCCCCTTCTTTGAGCAGATGCAGAAACAGGCACGCTGGCAGTATCGCCACCCGCGCGCAGCAGAAGAAATCCGTGTCGGCATTATGGGGTTAGGGGAGTTAGGCGGGACAACGGCTCAGGAGGTGGCTCGGCAAGGTTTTTCAGTCGTAGGTTGGTCAAGAACCGCCAAACAGATTGACGGTGTAGAGTGTCATCACGGCATGGCCTCGCTTAATGAGTTTCTATCACGCAGCGACATACTGGTGATCATGCTACCGTCCACGCCTGAGACACGGGGCCTACTGAATGATCAACGCTTGGCAGCGCTGCCACATGTAGCCAATCTAATCAACGTCTCGCGAGGGGATATCGTGGACGAACCCGCATTAATTGCTAGCCTCTCCTCAGGCCAGATAGGCGGCGCAACACTAGATGTATTTGCACAAGAGCCGCTTCCAGAGAGCCATCCTTTATGGTCGATGGAGAATGTGTTGATCACTCCCCACCTCGCCTCGGTAGCACTCCCTGGGTCAGCGGCTAAACAGATCGCGGCCAACATTCAGCGCGTGAATGATAAACAACCGCCTCTTCACTGCGTCGACCTTAACCGCGGTTACTGA
- a CDS encoding flavin reductase family protein yields MMTPELFRQAMSLTASGVSVITTDGPLGRSGLTVSSLCSLSMTPPSVVLCVHLDNRVLPTFMEHGVFAVNVLADDQAQIANIFAGAVAEYRENRFAVGEWTTLNSAAPVLEGATCSFDCKLVDFKDFGSHRILIGEVIALENNTKSPLVYSERAFHRTAALTAV; encoded by the coding sequence ATGATGACGCCAGAACTATTTCGTCAAGCAATGAGCTTAACGGCTTCAGGGGTGTCGGTTATTACTACTGATGGGCCGTTAGGACGTTCCGGGTTGACGGTATCTTCGCTCTGCTCGCTCTCAATGACGCCACCTTCCGTGGTGCTATGTGTTCACTTGGATAATAGGGTGCTGCCAACTTTCATGGAGCACGGTGTTTTTGCTGTCAATGTATTAGCCGATGATCAAGCCCAGATTGCCAATATCTTTGCCGGTGCTGTAGCTGAATACCGCGAAAACCGTTTTGCGGTGGGGGAGTGGACAACATTAAACAGCGCTGCGCCAGTATTGGAAGGAGCCACCTGTAGTTTTGATTGTAAGCTCGTCGACTTTAAAGATTTTGGCTCCCATCGAATACTGATTGGCGAAGTCATTGCTTTAGAAAATAACACTAAATCACCATTAGTTTACAGTGAGCGCGCTTTTCACCGTACAGCTGCATTAACCGCTGTATAA
- a CDS encoding type II 3-dehydroquinate dehydratase, with amino-acid sequence MSMPASPKVMFLNGPNANLYGLDRDGTYGSESFEGIQQSCLSHAETLGITLDFRQSNHEGILIDWIQEARLQHDALIINAAGLSYRSIPILDALLAFEGPIIEAHMSNIWKREPFRHHSMLSQAVNGVIAGLGVIGYRLALDTTAQLLTQHKG; translated from the coding sequence ATGTCAATGCCTGCATCTCCCAAGGTTATGTTTCTTAATGGCCCCAATGCCAATCTCTATGGCCTGGATCGCGACGGCACATACGGCAGTGAAAGCTTTGAGGGCATCCAACAGAGCTGTCTTTCCCATGCTGAAACACTAGGTATCACCCTGGATTTTCGGCAAAGCAATCATGAGGGCATTCTCATCGACTGGATACAGGAAGCCCGCTTGCAACATGATGCGCTCATTATCAATGCCGCAGGTCTCAGTTACCGCTCAATACCGATACTCGATGCCTTGCTGGCTTTCGAAGGGCCGATTATCGAAGCCCACATGAGTAATATCTGGAAGCGCGAACCCTTTCGTCATCACTCGATGCTTTCGCAAGCAGTTAATGGTGTGATCGCCGGCCTCGGCGTCATCGGCTATCGGCTTGCATTAGACACCACGGCCCAGTTGCTCACTCAACACAAAGGCTGA
- a CDS encoding ABC transporter permease has product MQQKPRFVYWFLLPSTLTAFGLICAMLAILQYSVRSYIPGSLEVGEFTLANFHALLRPLYASAFLETVVLSLYTAIFTLLIGYPLAYAMIRAQRAWCRSLILIVAITPLFLGEVVRTYSWIIVLGSNGFLNSVLMGLGIIERPLRLMFTQLGVVIALVHVTLPIMVLMLAAGLSHIDRAYERAAISLGAGPVRAFMTVTLPLSMPGIIAGTMTSFAWTFSAFATPQLIGGGRVNTISTMVYQLGFSSLNLPFAASLSVAGLVLTMVVLWLAKRLTNSLERIGGH; this is encoded by the coding sequence ATGCAACAAAAACCACGCTTTGTTTATTGGTTTCTTCTTCCTTCTACGCTGACAGCCTTTGGTTTGATCTGTGCAATGTTGGCTATTCTGCAATACAGCGTTCGCAGTTATATACCAGGCTCGCTTGAAGTAGGTGAGTTTACGCTTGCTAACTTTCACGCCTTGTTGAGACCACTTTACGCAAGTGCCTTTCTGGAAACGGTGGTACTCAGCCTGTATACCGCGATTTTTACGTTACTGATTGGCTATCCGCTAGCGTATGCGATGATTCGTGCCCAACGTGCCTGGTGCCGCTCCTTGATTCTGATTGTTGCGATTACACCGCTGTTTTTGGGTGAGGTAGTGCGAACTTATTCATGGATTATCGTGTTGGGTAGTAACGGGTTTCTGAACAGTGTGCTGATGGGGCTGGGCATTATAGAGCGCCCTCTGCGGCTGATGTTTACACAGCTGGGAGTAGTGATTGCGCTGGTACACGTCACGCTACCTATCATGGTGTTGATGCTAGCAGCTGGGCTATCCCATATTGACCGTGCCTATGAACGGGCAGCAATAAGCCTTGGGGCGGGGCCGGTGCGAGCGTTTATGACGGTGACCCTACCGTTATCCATGCCAGGCATTATTGCGGGCACCATGACCTCCTTTGCATGGACATTTAGTGCCTTTGCAACGCCGCAACTGATCGGTGGCGGGCGTGTTAATACTATTTCAACGATGGTTTATCAGTTAGGTTTCTCATCGCTTAATTTGCCTTTCGCTGCCAGTTTGAGTGTGGCTGGGCTGGTACTGACCATGGTGGTGCTATGGCTTGCCAAGCGCCTGACGAATTCACTGGAAAGAATCGGGGGGCACTGA
- a CDS encoding ABC transporter permease — translation MQRSRTDLWLLRAGQGLIALILLFILLPALVVAIASFNASSVLAFPPQGYSLRWFKNAFEYRDFQIGLWNGLIVTAWASSLATLVGTTLAIVIHRYEFKGKRLLEGLLLSPLFIPHFMVGLGLLMLVSQLSLSRGYAVVVFCHLLLVLPFVLRSVYVSIHNLDPRTELVAASLGATPLRVVTTITFPQLLPGLAGGWLFAAILSFNEFTASLFVTTQSTQTLPVAMYNYVREYADPTLAAVSVVYIVTTAMIMIVANRYLGLGKVLSVESR, via the coding sequence ATGCAGCGTTCACGTACCGATCTATGGCTGTTGCGCGCAGGTCAGGGGCTTATCGCGCTAATCTTGCTATTCATATTACTGCCAGCATTGGTGGTCGCCATTGCCTCTTTCAATGCCTCTTCAGTCCTCGCCTTTCCTCCCCAGGGGTACTCACTTCGCTGGTTTAAGAACGCTTTTGAGTATCGCGATTTTCAAATTGGTCTGTGGAATGGCCTGATTGTTACCGCTTGGGCATCGTCGCTGGCTACCCTGGTGGGTACTACGCTGGCGATTGTCATTCATCGATATGAATTCAAGGGCAAGCGTTTGTTGGAAGGGCTCCTGTTATCGCCGCTTTTTATTCCGCACTTTATGGTTGGTCTTGGGTTGCTGATGCTGGTGTCTCAGCTGAGCCTCTCAAGAGGATATGCGGTCGTTGTGTTTTGCCACCTCCTATTAGTTCTGCCGTTTGTGCTTCGCAGTGTGTATGTGTCTATCCACAATCTGGATCCTCGAACCGAACTTGTGGCGGCCAGCCTGGGAGCAACACCCTTGCGCGTTGTGACGACGATTACATTTCCCCAACTGTTGCCAGGACTCGCCGGCGGCTGGCTGTTTGCTGCGATTCTGTCGTTTAATGAGTTCACGGCTTCGCTATTTGTGACGACTCAAAGCACCCAAACACTGCCCGTTGCGATGTATAACTATGTACGTGAATATGCTGACCCCACGCTAGCGGCGGTGTCGGTGGTCTACATAGTGACAACCGCCATGATCATGATTGTGGCCAACCGTTACTTGGGGCTTGGAAAAGTGCTCAGTGTTGAAAGCCGTTGA
- a CDS encoding 4-hydroxyphenylacetate 3-hydroxylase family protein, producing MIRTGEEYREGLRDGREIWMEGERVKDVTKHSAFKPIIDVKSRMYDMAHEPEHKDAFTYREGNETNSIFYRPPREKQDWYDKLDATDRFLKDIGGVATRVGDETIGEMWSLLDGRDMLAEIDPRFADNIDHHIQRVFTQDIFHVSANTDPKGDRSLPPQKQDPDMMVRVVKETDAGIIIRGAKFETAAAYADQAFLKPTVGAWSTQELSDYALGCIVKMGAPGVKHICRAGFAGRTDPLDYPLANRFDEVEALVVFDNVLIPWEDVFFYRHTKSAQFVRNTLHRYSAFPYVLRLRYVADMMIGTAMWNAMQTGLDKLQPVREKLADLVCYRESINAHLTASIATAEKSPAGMLMPNQSLLYAGRVLACSQLPKMMHIARELCGGQLCVTPNATSFHTEGSKEWLDKFYSLNDRWNSEDRRKLMAFARDLLTSDYAGHRLTFVQFAQAPHFSHLAAVYNSFDFSGPLDFVRKAASLSDNVMGDN from the coding sequence ATGATCCGTACTGGCGAAGAGTATCGCGAAGGGCTACGGGATGGTCGTGAAATCTGGATGGAGGGCGAGCGTGTCAAGGATGTGACGAAGCACTCTGCTTTCAAGCCTATCATTGATGTGAAATCCCGGATGTACGATATGGCGCATGAACCAGAGCATAAAGACGCCTTTACTTATCGAGAAGGGAACGAGACAAATTCGATCTTCTATCGCCCTCCCCGCGAAAAGCAGGACTGGTACGACAAACTCGATGCCACTGATCGTTTTCTAAAGGACATCGGTGGGGTGGCAACCCGCGTCGGTGATGAGACGATCGGCGAGATGTGGTCGTTGCTGGATGGTCGAGACATGCTAGCCGAAATCGACCCTCGCTTTGCTGACAATATTGATCACCATATTCAGCGGGTTTTCACTCAGGATATCTTCCATGTGTCGGCCAACACCGACCCAAAAGGAGATCGTTCACTTCCGCCGCAAAAGCAAGACCCCGATATGATGGTGCGGGTTGTTAAAGAGACAGATGCGGGCATCATCATTCGCGGTGCTAAGTTCGAGACAGCCGCCGCCTACGCTGATCAAGCCTTTCTCAAGCCCACCGTCGGCGCCTGGAGTACGCAAGAGCTTTCGGACTATGCGCTTGGCTGCATTGTTAAAATGGGTGCACCTGGCGTCAAACATATTTGTCGGGCTGGATTTGCTGGCCGCACAGACCCGCTGGACTATCCGCTAGCTAATCGCTTCGATGAGGTGGAGGCGCTGGTTGTTTTTGATAATGTTTTGATTCCCTGGGAAGACGTTTTTTTCTATCGGCATACCAAATCCGCGCAGTTTGTTCGCAATACGCTGCACCGTTATTCGGCCTTCCCTTATGTACTAAGACTTCGTTATGTCGCCGATATGATGATCGGCACCGCGATGTGGAATGCCATGCAAACGGGGTTGGACAAGTTGCAGCCAGTACGGGAAAAGCTGGCAGACTTGGTTTGTTATCGCGAGAGCATTAATGCCCACCTGACAGCCTCTATCGCAACGGCGGAAAAGAGCCCCGCAGGCATGCTGATGCCGAATCAATCCCTGCTATATGCCGGCCGTGTTCTCGCTTGCTCTCAATTACCAAAGATGATGCATATAGCGAGGGAACTCTGCGGTGGACAACTATGCGTTACTCCTAACGCGACAAGTTTCCATACTGAAGGATCCAAAGAGTGGTTAGATAAGTTCTACTCTTTGAATGATCGCTGGAATTCAGAGGATCGTCGCAAGTTAATGGCGTTTGCTCGAGATCTATTAACCTCTGATTATGCTGGGCACCGACTTACTTTCGTGCAGTTTGCGCAGGCCCCTCATTTCAGCCACTTGGCGGCGGTCTATAACAGCTTCGATTTCTCAGGGCCGCTAGATTTTGTCCGTAAAGCGGCAAGCCTTTCCGATAACGTCATGGGGGATAATTAA
- a CDS encoding ABC transporter substrate-binding protein, whose protein sequence is MKKSLFITAIVLGISSGNAMAQDVLVVDTWGGSFRDLIDEAIAQKFTEETGVEVIYTTGGTIDRLNKAKLASEPESDVTFTTSHVGWLYATDGLFEELDMTRIPNAEHLVDQARVSPYHIGAWGYGYTIAYRPDLLPEGVSFDSWEDLWSPELEDSVALPDFDPSHIIAVSALLSGADAENWQEGIERLESLKPNLRAFYTNDANSQQLISTGETPVQLMLSMNAQNMINEGVNIELATPSEGVVLGVDTMAITRGSSNQDLAYQFINIALSPDVQARIAEIKHGSPTVDNAELSAELTDSAAILATPEEWDQTINVDPQLRAEKMGEWRQWFTENIMN, encoded by the coding sequence ATGAAAAAGTCGTTATTTATAACAGCTATTGTTCTTGGTATTAGTTCTGGAAATGCCATGGCTCAAGATGTGTTAGTAGTTGATACTTGGGGTGGTAGTTTTCGCGATTTGATTGATGAGGCGATCGCCCAGAAATTTACCGAGGAAACGGGTGTTGAAGTGATTTACACCACCGGAGGTACCATTGATCGCCTTAATAAAGCCAAGTTGGCTAGTGAGCCTGAGAGCGATGTGACTTTCACTACCTCTCATGTGGGATGGCTTTACGCGACGGATGGCTTGTTTGAAGAACTGGATATGACGCGGATACCCAACGCGGAACATTTGGTTGATCAGGCGCGGGTCAGCCCCTATCACATTGGTGCCTGGGGCTATGGCTACACTATTGCTTACCGGCCTGACTTACTTCCTGAGGGGGTAAGTTTTGATAGCTGGGAGGATCTCTGGAGTCCTGAGCTAGAAGACTCTGTCGCATTACCCGATTTTGACCCCAGCCACATTATTGCTGTTTCAGCTTTGCTTTCAGGGGCTGATGCTGAGAACTGGCAAGAGGGCATTGAGCGGCTTGAAAGTTTAAAGCCTAATCTACGCGCTTTTTATACCAATGATGCTAATAGTCAGCAGTTAATTTCGACGGGTGAAACGCCCGTACAGTTGATGCTTTCAATGAACGCGCAAAACATGATTAATGAAGGCGTTAATATCGAACTGGCAACACCTAGCGAGGGTGTCGTGTTGGGTGTCGACACCATGGCGATTACTCGTGGCTCGAGCAATCAGGATCTTGCCTATCAATTCATTAACATCGCGTTGTCTCCTGATGTACAGGCCCGCATTGCCGAGATCAAGCATGGCAGTCCCACGGTCGATAATGCAGAGCTATCGGCTGAGTTGACTGATTCAGCAGCCATTCTGGCGACGCCTGAAGAGTGGGATCAGACCATTAACGTCGATCCTCAATTGCGTGCCGAGAAAATGGGTGAATGGCGTCAGTGGTTTACTGAAAACATCATGAACTGA